One region of Flavobacterium sp. GSB-24 genomic DNA includes:
- a CDS encoding DUF4919 domain-containing protein — MLKQIFLLLIFCLGIQTYSQELGFTIPDYKAIEKEINDENSKFFYPKLMERLTKNDTLLSHEEYRHLYLGYFFQPKYNAFWKSPDEQKLNELFGKEKLENADYDEIIKLINHSLSEFPFDLKQLNYLSYIYHLKGDETSSKITSFRFHSIMNVILSSGDGKKCETGFHVLLVEHEYVLLNVFEIESKGQSLVDNCDYLSFEKGAYNVDGIYFNIEKMLENERKAIR, encoded by the coding sequence ATGCTGAAACAAATTTTTCTTCTCCTAATTTTTTGTTTGGGAATTCAAACGTATTCTCAAGAACTTGGTTTCACAATTCCAGATTACAAAGCAATCGAAAAAGAAATTAACGATGAGAATTCCAAATTCTTTTATCCCAAATTAATGGAAAGGCTGACGAAAAATGATACTTTATTATCGCATGAGGAATACCGTCATTTGTATCTTGGGTACTTTTTTCAACCCAAATACAATGCCTTTTGGAAATCGCCAGATGAGCAAAAACTAAACGAATTATTTGGAAAAGAAAAACTCGAAAACGCAGATTATGATGAGATTATTAAATTAATCAATCATTCTTTAAGTGAATTTCCTTTTGACCTCAAACAACTCAATTACCTCTCATATATTTACCATTTAAAGGGCGACGAAACTTCATCTAAAATAACTTCTTTTAGATTTCACAGTATTATGAATGTGATTTTATCTTCTGGTGACGGAAAAAAATGCGAAACTGGTTTTCATGTTTTACTAGTCGAACACGAATATGTTCTTTTGAACGTTTTCGAAATCGAATCCAAAGGTCAGTCTCTTGTCGACAACTGCGATTATCTAAGTTTTGAAAAAGGTGCTTACAATGTTGACGGTATTTATTTTAATATTGAAAAAATGCTGGAAAACGAAAGAAAAGCAATTCGATAA
- a CDS encoding DUF2625 domain-containing protein → MKFFQLLAVIFFTSTTFSQTKMRPVNELIDPKDSGWKLVKEWIDTAKNKVEILPADSQKAKDALYHTQVTTKSPMGAIVYKTGGIIVDNGWIRILGSGSSKLNRSLPDWNKGKSFKEFGEAPSYFLIADDALGGFYILNGGALGTDLGNVYYFSPDNLEYEPLDITYSQFLEFCFNNDLDKFYSGSRWENWKSDVAVLKGDQVFSFYPFLWSEEASDINKVYRKPVPIEEQYSLNLDLRKQLSH, encoded by the coding sequence ATGAAATTTTTTCAATTATTAGCCGTTATTTTTTTTACATCAACAACTTTTTCACAAACCAAAATGCGCCCTGTAAACGAACTCATAGATCCAAAAGATTCTGGATGGAAATTAGTAAAAGAATGGATTGATACTGCCAAAAATAAAGTAGAAATTCTTCCAGCAGATTCACAAAAAGCCAAAGATGCTTTGTATCATACACAAGTAACAACAAAATCACCAATGGGTGCGATTGTATATAAAACCGGAGGAATCATAGTAGACAACGGCTGGATTAGGATTTTAGGCTCAGGCAGTTCCAAACTCAACCGCAGTCTTCCGGATTGGAATAAAGGAAAATCTTTTAAAGAATTTGGAGAAGCTCCTTCTTATTTTTTAATCGCAGACGACGCTCTGGGTGGTTTTTATATATTAAACGGAGGCGCTTTAGGAACAGATCTTGGCAATGTTTATTATTTTTCTCCAGATAATTTAGAATACGAACCGCTTGATATTACCTATTCTCAATTTTTAGAATTTTGTTTCAACAACGATTTAGACAAATTTTATTCAGGAAGCAGATGGGAAAATTGGAAAAGTGATGTTGCTGTACTTAAAGGTGATCAAGTTTTTAGTTTTTATCCTTTTTTATGGTCAGAAGAAGCAAGCGATATAAACAAAGTCTATCGAAAACCTGTTCCTATTGAAGAACAATACAGCTTAAATTTAGATTTAAGAAAACAGCTTAGCCATTAA
- a CDS encoding SPFH domain-containing protein produces the protein MKLPFIEIIEATTIDPNLLMWKYYDEDKEIKNGAKLTVRESQQAMLLNEGQLADVFSPGLYTLSTENIPILSKLKGWKYGFESPFKADVYFFNTHQFINNKWGTPAPILLNDPQFGQIRVRAFGSFDIKIVDAAKFFRQYAGTYQQLTIFELQNQLRDFVAPKFGEVLANENITITDVAGNITQLGQKIEPYLKPYFLQLGIELTQFVITSVTLPEEVTAHYDKITNMNMVTDMDKFTKFNTATAIGDKGTALHDATQNALSMGILLNQIQQNKETPKQETDDLTSKLQKLKSLFDAGLIDEAEFKTKKSELLSQL, from the coding sequence ATGAAATTACCATTTATAGAAATAATTGAAGCCACTACAATTGATCCCAATCTATTAATGTGGAAATATTATGATGAAGACAAAGAAATCAAAAACGGAGCAAAATTAACCGTTAGAGAAAGTCAGCAGGCAATGTTACTAAATGAAGGACAGCTTGCAGATGTATTCTCACCGGGACTTTACACCTTATCTACAGAAAACATTCCGATTCTGAGTAAACTAAAAGGCTGGAAATACGGATTTGAAAGTCCGTTTAAAGCTGACGTTTACTTTTTCAATACTCATCAATTTATCAATAACAAATGGGGAACTCCTGCTCCTATCCTATTAAATGATCCTCAGTTTGGGCAAATCAGGGTTCGCGCTTTTGGGAGTTTTGATATTAAGATTGTTGATGCTGCCAAATTCTTTCGTCAATATGCAGGAACATATCAACAGTTGACCATTTTTGAATTACAGAATCAATTAAGAGATTTTGTTGCGCCAAAATTTGGTGAAGTTCTCGCAAATGAAAATATTACAATTACTGATGTTGCTGGAAATATTACCCAATTAGGTCAAAAAATAGAGCCTTATCTTAAACCTTATTTTCTACAATTGGGAATTGAATTAACGCAGTTTGTTATTACCAGCGTGACATTGCCAGAAGAAGTTACCGCTCATTACGATAAAATCACCAATATGAATATGGTAACGGATATGGATAAGTTTACCAAATTTAACACCGCAACTGCTATTGGAGACAAAGGAACAGCGCTTCACGATGCAACACAAAATGCACTGAGTATGGGAATTCTTTTAAACCAAATACAGCAGAATAAAGAAACTCCAAAACAAGAAACAGACGATCTGACTTCTAAACTTCAAAAACTCAAATCATTGTTTGATGCTGGTTTAATTGACGAAGCGGAATTTAAAACAAAGAAATCTGAACTATTAAGTCAACTGTAA
- a CDS encoding n-acetylglutamate synthase, with amino-acid sequence MINYNGKIFKPFSNSDNGETSHETVFHYQQEGNILTAQYSGGKIVTGHLIGLVDEKGNIEMRYHQVNDKGELMTGMCSSKPEVLENGKIRLHETWQWTSGDHSKGNSIIEEQ; translated from the coding sequence ATGATTAATTACAACGGTAAAATTTTTAAACCCTTCAGTAATAGTGACAATGGAGAAACGTCTCACGAGACAGTATTTCATTATCAACAAGAAGGAAATATTTTAACGGCTCAATATTCGGGAGGAAAAATAGTTACTGGGCACTTAATTGGTTTGGTTGATGAAAAAGGAAATATCGAAATGCGCTATCATCAAGTAAATGACAAAGGCGAATTAATGACAGGAATGTGTTCCTCGAAACCAGAAGTTTTAGAGAACGGAAAAATAAGACTCCATGAAACCTGGCAATGGACCTCTGGAGATCATTCTAAAGGAAATTCTATAATCGAAGAACAGTAG
- a CDS encoding helix-turn-helix transcriptional regulator yields the protein MPIIVNLDVMMAKRKMSLNELSEKVDLTLSNLSILKTGKAKAIRFSTLEAICKVLDCQPGDILEFSEE from the coding sequence ATGCCTATAATAGTAAATTTAGATGTAATGATGGCAAAAAGAAAAATGTCATTAAACGAACTTTCAGAAAAAGTAGATTTGACATTATCTAATCTTTCGATTTTAAAAACCGGCAAAGCAAAAGCAATTCGTTTTAGCACACTTGAAGCAATCTGTAAAGTATTGGACTGCCAGCCTGGAGATATTCTAGAATTTTCGGAAGAATAA
- a CDS encoding NAD(P)H-dependent oxidoreductase, translating to MNILIVYAHPSRKSYTFQVLEKLKSVLALEKWNVEISDLYASNFISDMSEEEYEREGFGRTELPISADVLSEQEKIERADCIIFLYPVWWSDCPAKLKGWFDRVYSVGYAYGQNETSRKMKTIPLGLVICTAGHPNDFLHEIEIAQSMEKIMLQDRLGKRFENKEMIILGGTLDLENVMEKHFDQMNQIPEKIKTIKQ from the coding sequence ATGAATATTTTAATTGTTTACGCACATCCCAGCAGAAAATCATATACGTTTCAAGTTTTAGAAAAATTAAAATCTGTTTTAGCTCTTGAAAAATGGAATGTCGAAATTTCCGATTTATACGCTTCCAATTTCATCAGCGATATGTCTGAAGAAGAATACGAACGTGAAGGTTTTGGAAGAACAGAACTGCCGATTTCGGCAGATGTTTTGAGTGAACAAGAAAAAATAGAAAGAGCAGACTGCATTATTTTTCTGTATCCCGTTTGGTGGAGCGATTGTCCTGCTAAACTAAAAGGCTGGTTTGATCGTGTTTATTCTGTTGGATATGCATACGGTCAAAATGAAACTTCAAGAAAAATGAAAACAATTCCCCTTGGACTTGTGATCTGTACGGCTGGACATCCAAATGATTTTTTACATGAAATCGAAATTGCCCAAAGCATGGAAAAAATAATGCTACAAGATCGACTTGGAAAACGTTTTGAAAATAAAGAAATGATTATTCTAGGCGGTACTTTGGACTTGGAAAATGTGATGGAAAAGCACTTTGACCAAATGAATCAAATTCCAGAAAAAATAAAAACTATAAAGCAGTAA
- a CDS encoding DUF2314 domain-containing protein has product MEETKIFYADGENPKMIEAYKKAQETFKYFWRELSWEYRRIIPGLDVACVKLAFTQEIDNETVVEHMWINDVNFDGENIYGVLVNDPDELTNVNNGDEVQIPVNQISDWLFTIGGKTYGAFTIQAMRSEMSEEERASHDEAWGLDFGDFNDILVVNEQKEKPENIIEHPMSKNMKESLIDFVKNNPEEITAQDELGYTFLHRETIAGNQTSIEVLLESGADKNAKTENGKTALDFAKELKWDHLLPLLQ; this is encoded by the coding sequence ATGGAAGAGACAAAAATATTCTACGCCGACGGAGAAAATCCAAAAATGATTGAGGCTTATAAAAAAGCACAAGAAACCTTTAAATATTTCTGGAGAGAATTGTCTTGGGAATACCGCAGAATAATTCCAGGGCTTGATGTTGCTTGTGTAAAACTGGCTTTTACGCAGGAAATCGACAATGAAACTGTTGTAGAACACATGTGGATTAACGATGTAAATTTTGACGGAGAAAATATATACGGTGTTCTAGTAAATGATCCTGACGAATTAACGAATGTAAATAACGGTGATGAAGTACAAATTCCAGTAAATCAAATCAGCGATTGGTTATTTACAATTGGCGGAAAAACGTATGGTGCTTTTACGATTCAGGCAATGCGTTCTGAAATGAGTGAGGAAGAAAGAGCATCACATGATGAAGCTTGGGGGTTAGATTTTGGTGATTTTAATGATATTCTGGTGGTTAACGAACAAAAAGAAAAACCAGAAAACATCATTGAACATCCTATGAGTAAAAACATGAAAGAAAGCCTTATTGACTTTGTAAAAAATAATCCTGAAGAAATAACAGCTCAAGACGAATTGGGTTATACTTTTTTACATCGCGAAACAATTGCAGGAAATCAGACTTCTATTGAAGTTTTATTAGAATCTGGCGCAGATAAAAATGCAAAAACCGAAAATGGAAAAACTGCATTAGATTTTGCAAAAGAACTTAAATGGGATCATTTACTTCCTTTATTGCAGTAA
- a CDS encoding GNAT family N-acetyltransferase, whose translation MIIEEVQNKHYPALKELFLNERKKTFSWLDTSKFHLDDFEKYTKGEYILTALVNDIPVGLISIWMPTNFIHHLYVDEKYQNKKIGTELLKAAIGVTKSAVTLKCLENNTKAIEFYKKRGFTEKEKAYSQHGSCIFLKSSEEIV comes from the coding sequence ATGATCATAGAAGAAGTCCAAAATAAACATTATCCAGCTTTAAAAGAATTGTTTTTAAACGAAAGAAAAAAAACTTTTTCATGGCTCGATACATCCAAATTCCATCTAGATGATTTCGAAAAATACACAAAAGGAGAATATATTCTCACTGCATTAGTAAATGATATTCCTGTTGGTCTTATTTCGATTTGGATGCCGACAAATTTTATTCATCATTTATATGTTGACGAAAAATATCAAAACAAAAAAATTGGAACAGAATTATTAAAAGCAGCTATTGGCGTAACAAAATCTGCCGTAACTTTAAAATGTCTAGAAAACAATACAAAAGCAATTGAATTTTATAAAAAAAGAGGATTTACAGAAAAAGAAAAGGCATACTCCCAACATGGCAGCTGTATTTTTTTAAAATCTTCTGAAGAAATAGTTTAA
- a CDS encoding SRPBCC domain-containing protein — protein MSAQSFTTKIIVDQSAEEVFKAIQNVRGWWSEEIEGNTAELNDEFDYHYEDVHRCQIKLVEVIKNEKIVWLVEQNYFKFTEDKTEWTGTKPTFEIAEENGKTELTFTHFGLVPEYECYEVCKSGWTNYIQNSLKKLITTGKGEPNATGKPQTETERKLSEK, from the coding sequence ATGAGCGCACAAAGTTTTACCACAAAAATAATAGTCGATCAATCTGCAGAAGAAGTTTTTAAAGCCATACAAAATGTTAGGGGCTGGTGGTCTGAAGAAATTGAAGGAAATACTGCCGAACTTAATGATGAATTTGATTACCATTATGAAGATGTTCATCGATGCCAAATAAAACTGGTTGAAGTTATTAAAAATGAAAAAATAGTCTGGCTGGTTGAGCAAAACTATTTTAAATTCACCGAAGATAAAACCGAATGGACAGGAACAAAACCAACTTTTGAAATCGCAGAAGAAAACGGAAAAACAGAGCTTACATTCACCCATTTCGGATTAGTTCCTGAATACGAATGTTATGAAGTCTGTAAATCTGGTTGGACGAATTATATTCAAAACAGTTTAAAAAAGCTGATTACAACTGGTAAGGGTGAACCGAATGCAACTGGAAAACCTCAAACAGAAACCGAACGAAAATTATCTGAAAAATAA
- a CDS encoding TPM domain-containing protein, whose protein sequence is MKKLVFVFAIVLFFPNYFFAQTKGEAQNIFAKSYDYVNDFEKILTPKQIKDLNDYLKASEAKTKSKILIVTTSSIAPYTDLTDYSLDLDKYLLSKLKIDTSILIVISKQLRQIQVQGVDKIRAKMTDQEMKDIIAAYVVPELKKGDYYKGLQQGTLQLIKKIE, encoded by the coding sequence ATGAAAAAATTAGTATTCGTTTTTGCAATTGTTCTTTTTTTTCCAAATTATTTTTTTGCACAAACAAAAGGTGAAGCACAAAACATCTTTGCCAAATCATACGATTATGTAAATGATTTCGAAAAAATCCTTACTCCAAAACAAATCAAGGATTTAAATGATTATCTGAAAGCAAGTGAAGCCAAAACAAAAAGCAAAATCCTAATTGTTACAACCTCATCAATAGCACCTTATACAGACCTGACAGATTATTCGCTGGACTTAGATAAATACCTGCTTTCTAAATTAAAGATCGACACTTCAATTTTAATTGTAATCAGTAAACAACTAAGACAAATTCAAGTACAGGGAGTTGACAAAATACGTGCAAAAATGACCGATCAAGAAATGAAAGATATCATAGCTGCGTATGTGGTTCCTGAGTTAAAAAAAGGCGATTATTACAAAGGTTTACAGCAAGGCACTCTGCAGCTGATAAAAAAAATAGAATAA
- a CDS encoding DUF6620 family protein — translation MFKKLFGSLTGDNKQENQNYEAQTSNNNYEDDNNYQETEYDPETLHGTHYDVEDFDNEVAARAEAWIADERANGENLDEKDIQNIYFNYRKAVYTEWNNCDSDQMIRFEHANSLKYSGIQTSGFVKVDDNNPFLEPVHGVDLRTYTAMCLKISAGIDYLEVCKAMGFEPIIWEELNTIWPQRMGEDTSFTVTTLFGQYYAENVTVPQLENLKAEISEEGAANLERIRTDRYFYEELAGARQAAYEYGIDGAQWILDNFGINLADFQSVAMQWMTEQNQNWNSEHIMEFTNYQQEKQKEYAAKFAAEQGGNIADDVNF, via the coding sequence ATGTTTAAAAAGCTTTTTGGATCTCTAACCGGAGACAATAAACAGGAAAACCAAAATTACGAAGCCCAGACTTCAAATAACAATTACGAAGACGATAACAATTATCAAGAAACAGAATACGATCCTGAAACTTTACACGGAACACATTACGATGTAGAAGATTTTGATAATGAAGTAGCTGCAAGAGCGGAAGCTTGGATTGCAGACGAAAGAGCAAACGGCGAAAATCTAGATGAAAAAGATATTCAAAATATATATTTCAACTACAGAAAAGCAGTTTACACAGAATGGAACAATTGCGATTCTGATCAAATGATACGATTTGAACATGCTAATTCACTAAAATACTCAGGAATTCAAACTTCAGGATTTGTAAAAGTAGATGACAACAATCCGTTTTTAGAACCTGTACATGGCGTAGATTTAAGAACTTATACCGCAATGTGTCTTAAAATAAGCGCCGGAATAGATTACTTGGAAGTTTGTAAAGCAATGGGATTTGAACCAATAATCTGGGAAGAATTAAATACAATCTGGCCGCAGCGTATGGGCGAAGATACTTCGTTTACGGTTACAACTTTATTCGGACAATATTACGCTGAAAATGTAACAGTTCCGCAGTTGGAAAATCTTAAAGCTGAAATTTCTGAAGAAGGTGCTGCAAATCTAGAAAGAATCAGAACTGATCGCTATTTCTACGAAGAACTTGCCGGAGCAAGACAAGCAGCTTATGAATACGGAATTGACGGTGCTCAATGGATTTTGGATAATTTCGGAATCAATCTTGCCGATTTTCAATCTGTGGCAATGCAATGGATGACGGAGCAAAATCAGAATTGGAATTCAGAACACATCATGGAATTCACAAATTATCAGCAGGAAAAACAAAAAGAATATGCTGCAAAATTTGCCGCAGAACAAGGCGGTAATATTGCAGACGATGTAAATTTCTAA
- a CDS encoding DUF2975 domain-containing protein, translating into MEIKIGTPEILKFLNILSWIIFIGLCVEAGMYLFNGIYTMTINSYNARFLNLLYLYNFSPSHYIQEMILISIVAVLKAIMFYLIVKMLHEKKLNVTQPFTAEMGRFIFYMAYLAFGIGLFSYWASKFNNWLTTNGVKLPALETLNLEGASVWIFMGVILFVIGQVFKRGIEIQSEIDLTI; encoded by the coding sequence ATGGAAATTAAAATTGGAACACCAGAAATCCTGAAATTTTTGAATATTCTATCCTGGATCATTTTTATTGGTTTATGCGTAGAAGCGGGTATGTATTTATTTAACGGTATTTATACGATGACTATAAATTCATACAACGCACGTTTTCTCAATTTACTATATCTGTATAATTTCAGTCCCAGCCATTATATTCAAGAAATGATTCTTATAAGTATTGTAGCTGTTTTAAAAGCGATTATGTTTTACCTAATTGTAAAAATGCTGCACGAGAAAAAACTAAATGTGACACAGCCTTTCACTGCAGAAATGGGTCGTTTTATATTTTACATGGCTTATCTGGCTTTTGGAATAGGTTTGTTTTCTTACTGGGCTTCAAAATTTAACAATTGGCTCACTACAAATGGTGTAAAGCTTCCTGCGCTAGAAACATTAAATTTAGAAGGTGCCAGCGTATGGATATTTATGGGTGTTATACTATTTGTTATCGGACAGGTTTTTAAAAGAGGAATTGAAATTCAGTCTGAAATTGACTTAACTATTTAA
- a CDS encoding DUF1801 domain-containing protein, giving the protein MNKEIQAYNDSQSDEDQKICTVLSTIINHLLPEAENKIWHAHPVWFLDGNPIVGYSKLKDSVRLLFWSGQSFDEEKLQNEGSFKAAEIRYTNSDQINEEDLKRWLEKGKEIQWDYKNLVKRKGVLIRLMTKPY; this is encoded by the coding sequence ATGAATAAAGAAATTCAGGCATATAACGATTCTCAAAGCGATGAAGATCAAAAGATATGCACAGTTTTAAGTACTATAATCAACCATTTGCTGCCTGAAGCGGAAAATAAAATCTGGCATGCACACCCAGTTTGGTTTTTAGATGGAAATCCGATTGTGGGTTATAGCAAATTGAAAGATTCTGTTAGATTGCTTTTTTGGAGCGGACAATCTTTTGACGAAGAAAAACTTCAAAATGAAGGATCTTTTAAAGCTGCCGAAATCCGTTATACAAACTCCGATCAAATCAATGAAGAAGATTTAAAACGCTGGCTGGAAAAAGGAAAAGAAATTCAGTGGGATTATAAAAATCTTGTAAAACGAAAAGGAGTTCTTATTCGATTAATGACCAAACCCTATTAA
- the lpdA gene encoding dihydrolipoyl dehydrogenase — protein sequence MKYDVIVLGSGPGGYVTAIRASQLGFKVAVVEKENLGGVCLNWGCIPTKALLKSAQVFDYLKHASDYGLKVSEFDKDFPAVIQRSRGVAEGMSKGVQFLMKKNKIDVIEGFGKLKPGKKLDVTDKDNKVTEYSADHIIIATGARSRELPNLPQDGVKVIGYRQAMSLPTQPKSMIIVGSGAIGVEFAHFYNSMGTDVTIVEFMPNVVPVEDEDISKQFERSLKKAGIKVMTNSSVERIDTTGAGVKAFVKTAKGEEVLEADIVLSAVGIKTNIENIGLEEVGIAVDRDKILVDAYNATNIPGYYAIGDVTPGQALAHVASAEGINCVEKIKGLHVDPIDYGNVPGCTYATPEIASVGLTEKQAKEKGYELKIGKFPFSASGKAKAAGAADGFVKVIFDAKYGEWLGCHMIGAGVTDMIAEAVVARKLETTGHEILKSIHPHPTMSEAVMEAVADAYGEVIHL from the coding sequence ATGAAATACGACGTTATTGTTTTAGGAAGTGGTCCTGGCGGATATGTTACAGCAATTAGAGCTTCACAATTAGGCTTTAAAGTAGCTGTAGTTGAAAAAGAAAATCTTGGTGGTGTATGTTTAAACTGGGGATGTATCCCAACTAAAGCATTACTAAAATCGGCTCAGGTTTTTGATTATTTAAAACACGCTTCTGATTACGGATTGAAAGTTTCAGAATTTGACAAAGATTTCCCAGCAGTAATTCAACGCAGCCGTGGTGTTGCTGAAGGAATGAGCAAAGGAGTTCAATTCTTAATGAAAAAAAACAAAATTGACGTTATTGAAGGTTTTGGAAAACTAAAACCAGGAAAAAAACTTGACGTTACTGATAAAGATAATAAAGTTACAGAATACAGCGCTGACCACATTATCATCGCTACTGGAGCTCGCTCTCGTGAGTTACCAAACTTACCTCAAGATGGTGTAAAAGTAATAGGATACCGTCAGGCAATGTCATTGCCAACACAGCCAAAATCTATGATCATTGTTGGTTCTGGAGCAATTGGAGTTGAGTTCGCTCACTTCTACAACTCAATGGGAACAGATGTTACAATCGTAGAATTTATGCCAAACGTAGTTCCTGTAGAAGACGAAGATATCTCAAAACAATTTGAGCGTTCATTGAAAAAAGCAGGAATTAAAGTTATGACTAACTCATCTGTTGAGCGTATAGACACAACTGGTGCAGGAGTAAAAGCGTTTGTTAAAACTGCAAAAGGAGAAGAAGTTCTTGAAGCCGACATCGTACTTTCTGCTGTTGGAATCAAAACAAACATTGAAAATATCGGATTAGAAGAAGTTGGTATTGCTGTTGACAGAGATAAAATCTTGGTAGACGCTTACAACGCAACTAACATTCCAGGATACTACGCAATTGGAGACGTTACTCCAGGTCAGGCTTTAGCTCACGTAGCTTCTGCTGAGGGAATTAACTGTGTGGAAAAAATTAAAGGTCTTCACGTAGATCCTATTGATTACGGAAACGTTCCAGGTTGTACTTATGCAACTCCTGAAATCGCTTCTGTAGGTTTAACAGAAAAACAAGCAAAAGAAAAAGGTTACGAATTAAAAATTGGTAAATTCCCATTCTCAGCTTCTGGAAAAGCAAAAGCTGCCGGAGCTGCAGACGGATTCGTAAAAGTAATTTTTGATGCTAAATACGGAGAATGGTTAGGATGCCACATGATTGGTGCTGGTGTTACAGATATGATTGCTGAAGCAGTTGTAGCTCGTAAACTAGAAACTACAGGTCATGAAATCCTTAAATCTATCCACCCTCACCCAACAATGAGCGAGGCTGTTATGGAAGCTGTTGCAGATGCTTACGGCGAAGTAATTCACTTGTAA
- a CDS encoding suppressor of fused domain protein, with protein MTLEEYKKEFSEDDAVGWLEIDKEFDRLYPGQEPKHFVPAISYMLGGDDPLDGISVYESKKQTNHYHFITYGFSELYYNEEKVDGEFSKWGFELTFRLKPFEADNGNPSWAVVLLQNIAKYVFSSGNWFEEFHYMPANGPIRLDTDTDITALVIVNDPEIEKKHTPHGEVSFLQIVGITSSEFEHIKANPGTAEELVNKLKENNPLLITDLNRKD; from the coding sequence ATGACTTTAGAAGAATACAAGAAAGAATTTTCAGAAGATGACGCTGTTGGATGGTTAGAAATTGACAAAGAATTTGACCGACTTTATCCAGGGCAGGAACCTAAACATTTTGTACCTGCGATTAGTTATATGCTTGGTGGAGATGACCCTCTAGATGGTATAAGCGTCTATGAAAGTAAAAAACAAACAAATCATTATCATTTTATAACCTACGGATTTTCTGAATTATATTATAATGAAGAAAAAGTTGATGGGGAATTTAGCAAATGGGGTTTTGAGCTTACTTTTAGACTAAAACCTTTCGAAGCCGATAACGGAAACCCAAGCTGGGCAGTGGTCCTACTTCAAAATATTGCAAAATATGTTTTTAGCAGCGGTAACTGGTTTGAAGAATTTCATTACATGCCTGCAAACGGACCTATTCGTCTCGATACAGATACCGATATTACAGCACTTGTTATTGTAAATGATCCCGAAATTGAAAAAAAACATACCCCGCATGGAGAAGTTTCATTTCTACAGATTGTTGGAATAACTTCATCTGAATTCGAACATATCAAAGCAAATCCTGGAACAGCCGAAGAATTAGTCAACAAACTTAAAGAGAACAATCCGTTATTGATTACCGATTTAAATCGAAAAGACTAA